In Macadamia integrifolia cultivar HAES 741 chromosome 13, SCU_Mint_v3, whole genome shotgun sequence, one DNA window encodes the following:
- the LOC122059740 gene encoding transcription factor TCP2, giving the protein MEVDDIHRQPCKLSRFDNGRRDSNKIGQKSGDHFQEDDEDDGEVRGGGVEGRGVIGGGGGIESAHLSSWTGSRIFRVSRASGGKDRHSKVLTAKGLRDRRVRLSVSTAIQFYDLQDRLGYDQPSKAVEWLIKAAADAIAELPSLNSAFPETPRPSDERRSSDSQPRFDLAEHELETEPSYHQQQKHQQQHMSLTKSAGSSNSETSKGSGFSLSRSESRVKARERARERTAKEKEKDREDAHGVHQHNLNPNSQNGSFTELLTSGGGAGANENGNSPSEPAHPSGSNFSLKTTRPLPSTPMDYFGAGILGSGQSRNSHSSGFSASNHFGNPPQPHSMTMQSPFAVTGDHHQELQQFSFMPDHLIPVPTAAGSDYNLNFSISSGLGGFHRGTLQSNSPSPLPHLQRFSSPVDGPSVPFFIGTAASAAAATVENHQFPSGYDGRLQLYHGDGCRQSDLKGKGKN; this is encoded by the coding sequence ATGGAGGTGGACGATATTCACCGGCAGCCTTGCAAGCTTTCGAGGTTCGATAATGGTAGAAGAGATTCCAACAAGATAGGACAAAAGTCAGGAGACCATTTCCAAGAGGATGATGAAGACGACGGTGAAGTTAGAGGTGGCGGAGTAGAAGGAAGAGGAGTcataggtggtggtggtggaattGAAAGTGCTCATCTGAGTTCATGGACTGGGTCTCGAATTTTCAGGGTTTCTCGGGCATCTGGTGGGAAAGATCGCCACAGTAAGGTTCTAACGGCGAAGGGGCTCAGAGACCGAAGGGTTCGTCTCTCGGTCTCCACTGCCATACAGTTCTACGATCTCCAGGATCGTCTGGGCTATGATCAACCAAGCAAAGCAGTGGAATGGCTAATTAAAGCCGCTGCGGACGCCATCGCTGAGCTTCCTTCTCTTAACAGTGCTTTTCCGGAGACCCCCAGGCCAAGCGATGAAAGGAGGTCTAGTGACTCACAGCCAAGGTTTGATCTGGCCGAGCACGAATTAGAAACTGAGCCATCTTATCATCAGCAACAGAAGCACCAGCAGCAGCACATGTCCTTGACGAAATCTGCAGGGAGCAGCAATTCTGAGACAAGCAAGGGTTCGGGTTTCTCCCTCTCCAGGTCTGAAAGCCGTGTTAAAGCCAGAGAGCGTGCCAGAGAAAGAACagctaaagagaaggagaaggatagGGAGGATGCTCATGGTGTACATCAGCACAATCTGAACCCTAATTCTCAGAACGGGTCTTTTACTGAGCTACTCACGAGTGGTGGAGGTGCTGGGGCTAATGAGAATGGCAACAGCCCCTCTGAACCAGCCCACCCAAGTGGATCAAATTTTTCCCTGAAGACCACCCGGCCTTTACCTTCAACCCCGATGGATTACTTCGGTGCTGGGATTCTCGGCTCGGGACAGTCAAGAAACAGTCATTCTTCTGGGTTTTCAGCTTCAAATCACTTCGGGAATCCTCCTCAGCCGCACTCTATGACGATGCAATCACCTTTCGCTGTCACTGGCGATCATCATCAGGAGCTGCAGCAGTTTTCATTCATGCCTGATCACCTTATACCCGTTCCAACAGCGGCAGGAAGCGACTATAACTTGAATTTCAGCATCTCTTCTGGCCTTGGTGGTTTCCATAGGGGGACCCTTCAGTCCAATTCACCGTCTCCGTTGCCTCACCTTCAGAGGTTCTCTTCTCCCGTTGATGGACCAAGCGTACCCTTCTTCATTGGGACTGCAGCTTCGGCTGCTGCTGCAACAGTGGAGAATCATCAGTTTCCATCTGGGTACGATGGGCGTCTGCAACTCTACCATGGTGATGGGTGCAGGCAATCAGACCTgaagggaaaaggaaagaacTGA